The proteins below are encoded in one region of Oncorhynchus tshawytscha isolate Ot180627B linkage group LG04, Otsh_v2.0, whole genome shotgun sequence:
- the LOC112237599 gene encoding insulin gene enhancer protein isl-1 isoform X4, which translates to MGDMGDPPKKKRLISLCVGCGNQIHDQYILRVSPDLEWHAACLKCAECNQYLDESCTCFVRDGKTYCKRDYVRLYGIKCAKCNIGFSKNDFVMRARSKVYHIECFRCVACSRQLIPGDEFALREDGLFCRADHDVVERATMGVGDPLSPLHPARPLQMAEPISARQPVLRPHVHKQPEKTTRVRTVLNEKQLHTLRTCYNANPRPDALMKEQLVEMTGLSPRVIRVWFQNKRCKDKKRSILMKQLQQHQPDDKTNIQGMTGTPMVAASPERHDGGLQANPVEVQSYQPPWKVLSDFALQSDMDQPAFQQLVHFSEGGPGSNSTGSEVASMSSQLPDTPNSMVSSPIEA; encoded by the exons ATGGGCGATATGGGGGATCCACCGAAAA AAAAGCGGCTCATATCGTTGTGTGTCGGCTGTGGGAACCAGATCCACGACCAGTACATTCTGCGGGTCTCTCCGGACCTCGAATGGCACGCTGCCTGTTTGAAGTGTGCAGAGTGTAATCAGTATCTGGACGAGTCTTGTACCTGCTTTGTCCGAGACGGGAAAACCTACTGTAAAAGGGACTATGTTAG GTTATACGGGATAAAGTGCGCTAAATGCAACATCGGTTTCAGCAAGAATGACTTCGTGATGAGAGCGCGCTCCAAGGTGTACCATATCGAGTGTTTTCGGTGTGTGGCCTGCAGCCGACAGCTCATCCCGGGGGACGAGTTCGCTCTGAGGGAGGATGGCTTGTTCTGCCGGGCCGACCATGACGTTGTGGAGCGGGCAACAATGGGCGTCGGagaccccctcagccccctccACCCGGCCAGACCTTTACAAATGGCAG AACCAATATCAGCCAGACAGCCCGTGCTTCGACCGCACGTCCACAAACAACCGGAGAAGACCACACGCGTACGGACAGTTCTTAACGAAAAGCAACTCCACACGTTGCGGACCTGCTACAACGCAAACCCCCGACCCGACGCTCTGATGAAGGAGCAGCTAGTCGAGATGACCGGTCTCAGTCCCCGAGTCATCCGGGTCTGGTTCCAAAACAAGCGTTGCAAGGACAAGAAGAGGAGTATTCTGATGAAACAGTTACAGCAACATCAGCCCGACGACAAAACG AATATCCAGGGAATGACCGGCACACCGATGGTGGCGGCCAGCCCGGAGAGACACGACGGTGGTTTGCAGGCTAACCCAGTGGAGGTGCAGAGTTACCAGCCGCCTTGGAAGGTCCTCAGTGACTTCGCGTTGCAGAGTGACATGGATCAACCCGCGTTTCAACAACTG GTCCATTTTTCGGAGGGAGGACCTGGTTCCAACTCGACAGGGAGCGAAGTCGCCTCGATGTCATCCCAACTTCCAGACACACCCAACAGCATGGTCTCGAGCCCTATAGAGGCGTAG
- the LOC112237599 gene encoding insulin gene enhancer protein isl-1 isoform X3: protein MGDMGDPPKKKRLISLCVGCGNQIHDQYILRVSPDLEWHAACLKCAECNQYLDESCTCFVRDGKTYCKRDYVRLYGIKCAKCNIGFSKNDFVMRARSKVYHIECFRCVACSRQLIPGDEFALREDGLFCRADHDVVERATMGVGDPLSPLHPARPLQMAAEPISARQPVLRPHVHKQPEKTTRVRTVLNEKQLHTLRTCYNANPRPDALMKEQLVEMTGLSPRVIRVWFQNKRCKDKKRSILMKQLQQHQPDDKTNIQGMTGTPMVAASPERHDGGLQANPVEVQSYQPPWKVLSDFALQSDMDQPAFQQLVHFSEGGPGSNSTGSEVASMSSQLPDTPNSMVSSPIEA from the exons ATGGGCGATATGGGGGATCCACCGAAAA AAAAGCGGCTCATATCGTTGTGTGTCGGCTGTGGGAACCAGATCCACGACCAGTACATTCTGCGGGTCTCTCCGGACCTCGAATGGCACGCTGCCTGTTTGAAGTGTGCAGAGTGTAATCAGTATCTGGACGAGTCTTGTACCTGCTTTGTCCGAGACGGGAAAACCTACTGTAAAAGGGACTATGTTAG GTTATACGGGATAAAGTGCGCTAAATGCAACATCGGTTTCAGCAAGAATGACTTCGTGATGAGAGCGCGCTCCAAGGTGTACCATATCGAGTGTTTTCGGTGTGTGGCCTGCAGCCGACAGCTCATCCCGGGGGACGAGTTCGCTCTGAGGGAGGATGGCTTGTTCTGCCGGGCCGACCATGACGTTGTGGAGCGGGCAACAATGGGCGTCGGagaccccctcagccccctccACCCGGCCAGACCTTTACAAATGGCAG CAGAACCAATATCAGCCAGACAGCCCGTGCTTCGACCGCACGTCCACAAACAACCGGAGAAGACCACACGCGTACGGACAGTTCTTAACGAAAAGCAACTCCACACGTTGCGGACCTGCTACAACGCAAACCCCCGACCCGACGCTCTGATGAAGGAGCAGCTAGTCGAGATGACCGGTCTCAGTCCCCGAGTCATCCGGGTCTGGTTCCAAAACAAGCGTTGCAAGGACAAGAAGAGGAGTATTCTGATGAAACAGTTACAGCAACATCAGCCCGACGACAAAACG AATATCCAGGGAATGACCGGCACACCGATGGTGGCGGCCAGCCCGGAGAGACACGACGGTGGTTTGCAGGCTAACCCAGTGGAGGTGCAGAGTTACCAGCCGCCTTGGAAGGTCCTCAGTGACTTCGCGTTGCAGAGTGACATGGATCAACCCGCGTTTCAACAACTG GTCCATTTTTCGGAGGGAGGACCTGGTTCCAACTCGACAGGGAGCGAAGTCGCCTCGATGTCATCCCAACTTCCAGACACACCCAACAGCATGGTCTCGAGCCCTATAGAGGCGTAG
- the LOC112237599 gene encoding insulin gene enhancer protein isl-1 isoform X2 produces MGDMGDPPKKKRLISLCVGCGNQIHDQYILRVSPDLEWHAACLKCAECNQYLDESCTCFVRDGKTYCKRDYVRLYGIKCAKCNIGFSKNDFVMRARSKVYHIECFRCVACSRQLIPGDEFALREDGLFCRADHDVVERATMGVGDPLSPLHPARPLQMAEPISARQPVLRPHVHKQPEKTTRVRTVLNEKQLHTLRTCYNANPRPDALMKEQLVEMTGLSPRVIRVWFQNKRCKDKKRSILMKQLQQHQPDDKTFLWDYLQNIQGMTGTPMVAASPERHDGGLQANPVEVQSYQPPWKVLSDFALQSDMDQPAFQQLVHFSEGGPGSNSTGSEVASMSSQLPDTPNSMVSSPIEA; encoded by the exons ATGGGCGATATGGGGGATCCACCGAAAA AAAAGCGGCTCATATCGTTGTGTGTCGGCTGTGGGAACCAGATCCACGACCAGTACATTCTGCGGGTCTCTCCGGACCTCGAATGGCACGCTGCCTGTTTGAAGTGTGCAGAGTGTAATCAGTATCTGGACGAGTCTTGTACCTGCTTTGTCCGAGACGGGAAAACCTACTGTAAAAGGGACTATGTTAG GTTATACGGGATAAAGTGCGCTAAATGCAACATCGGTTTCAGCAAGAATGACTTCGTGATGAGAGCGCGCTCCAAGGTGTACCATATCGAGTGTTTTCGGTGTGTGGCCTGCAGCCGACAGCTCATCCCGGGGGACGAGTTCGCTCTGAGGGAGGATGGCTTGTTCTGCCGGGCCGACCATGACGTTGTGGAGCGGGCAACAATGGGCGTCGGagaccccctcagccccctccACCCGGCCAGACCTTTACAAATGGCAG AACCAATATCAGCCAGACAGCCCGTGCTTCGACCGCACGTCCACAAACAACCGGAGAAGACCACACGCGTACGGACAGTTCTTAACGAAAAGCAACTCCACACGTTGCGGACCTGCTACAACGCAAACCCCCGACCCGACGCTCTGATGAAGGAGCAGCTAGTCGAGATGACCGGTCTCAGTCCCCGAGTCATCCGGGTCTGGTTCCAAAACAAGCGTTGCAAGGACAAGAAGAGGAGTATTCTGATGAAACAGTTACAGCAACATCAGCCCGACGACAAAACG TTTCTCTGGGACTATCTGCAGAATATCCAGGGAATGACCGGCACACCGATGGTGGCGGCCAGCCCGGAGAGACACGACGGTGGTTTGCAGGCTAACCCAGTGGAGGTGCAGAGTTACCAGCCGCCTTGGAAGGTCCTCAGTGACTTCGCGTTGCAGAGTGACATGGATCAACCCGCGTTTCAACAACTG GTCCATTTTTCGGAGGGAGGACCTGGTTCCAACTCGACAGGGAGCGAAGTCGCCTCGATGTCATCCCAACTTCCAGACACACCCAACAGCATGGTCTCGAGCCCTATAGAGGCGTAG
- the LOC112237599 gene encoding insulin gene enhancer protein isl-1 isoform X1, with the protein MGDMGDPPKKKRLISLCVGCGNQIHDQYILRVSPDLEWHAACLKCAECNQYLDESCTCFVRDGKTYCKRDYVRLYGIKCAKCNIGFSKNDFVMRARSKVYHIECFRCVACSRQLIPGDEFALREDGLFCRADHDVVERATMGVGDPLSPLHPARPLQMAAEPISARQPVLRPHVHKQPEKTTRVRTVLNEKQLHTLRTCYNANPRPDALMKEQLVEMTGLSPRVIRVWFQNKRCKDKKRSILMKQLQQHQPDDKTFLWDYLQNIQGMTGTPMVAASPERHDGGLQANPVEVQSYQPPWKVLSDFALQSDMDQPAFQQLVHFSEGGPGSNSTGSEVASMSSQLPDTPNSMVSSPIEA; encoded by the exons ATGGGCGATATGGGGGATCCACCGAAAA AAAAGCGGCTCATATCGTTGTGTGTCGGCTGTGGGAACCAGATCCACGACCAGTACATTCTGCGGGTCTCTCCGGACCTCGAATGGCACGCTGCCTGTTTGAAGTGTGCAGAGTGTAATCAGTATCTGGACGAGTCTTGTACCTGCTTTGTCCGAGACGGGAAAACCTACTGTAAAAGGGACTATGTTAG GTTATACGGGATAAAGTGCGCTAAATGCAACATCGGTTTCAGCAAGAATGACTTCGTGATGAGAGCGCGCTCCAAGGTGTACCATATCGAGTGTTTTCGGTGTGTGGCCTGCAGCCGACAGCTCATCCCGGGGGACGAGTTCGCTCTGAGGGAGGATGGCTTGTTCTGCCGGGCCGACCATGACGTTGTGGAGCGGGCAACAATGGGCGTCGGagaccccctcagccccctccACCCGGCCAGACCTTTACAAATGGCAG CAGAACCAATATCAGCCAGACAGCCCGTGCTTCGACCGCACGTCCACAAACAACCGGAGAAGACCACACGCGTACGGACAGTTCTTAACGAAAAGCAACTCCACACGTTGCGGACCTGCTACAACGCAAACCCCCGACCCGACGCTCTGATGAAGGAGCAGCTAGTCGAGATGACCGGTCTCAGTCCCCGAGTCATCCGGGTCTGGTTCCAAAACAAGCGTTGCAAGGACAAGAAGAGGAGTATTCTGATGAAACAGTTACAGCAACATCAGCCCGACGACAAAACG TTTCTCTGGGACTATCTGCAGAATATCCAGGGAATGACCGGCACACCGATGGTGGCGGCCAGCCCGGAGAGACACGACGGTGGTTTGCAGGCTAACCCAGTGGAGGTGCAGAGTTACCAGCCGCCTTGGAAGGTCCTCAGTGACTTCGCGTTGCAGAGTGACATGGATCAACCCGCGTTTCAACAACTG GTCCATTTTTCGGAGGGAGGACCTGGTTCCAACTCGACAGGGAGCGAAGTCGCCTCGATGTCATCCCAACTTCCAGACACACCCAACAGCATGGTCTCGAGCCCTATAGAGGCGTAG